Proteins from a single region of Xiphophorus maculatus strain JP 163 A chromosome 22, X_maculatus-5.0-male, whole genome shotgun sequence:
- the polr1c gene encoding DNA-directed RNA polymerases I and III subunit RPAC1, producing the protein MAAPMSNVEEIRSRVILGEFGVKNVHTTDFPGNYPGFDDTWDMKRFQKNFRIDVVHLDENSMEFDMVGIDAAIANAFRRILLSEVPTMAIEKVFIYNNTSIVQDEVLAHRLGLIPIKADPRLFEFKNTGDESAEEEASEIDTIQLQLKIKCSRNPRASKDSSDPRELYLNHMVYSKHIEWVPIGNQADVFADSCIRPVHDDILIAQLRPGQELDITMHCVKGIGKDHAKFSPVATASYRLLPEITLLEPVEGEKAERLKRCFSRGVIDLEEVRGRKVAKVVNSRLDTCSREVLRHNDLKNCVKLGRVRDHFIFTVESTGIMLPDVLVTEAIKVLMAKCQTFLNEMNSVDME; encoded by the exons ATGGCTGCGCCCATGAGTAACGTGGAGGAAATTCGCAGTCGGGTAATCTTGGGAGAATTTGGTGTAAAGAAT GTTCACACAACAGATTTTCCTGGAAACTACCCAGGCTTTGATGACACCTGGGACATGAAGCGATTTCAGAAG AACTTCCGGATTGACGTAGTGCATCTGGATGAGAACAGTATGGAGTTTGACATGGTGGGGATCGATGCTGCCATTGCTAACGCCTTCAGGAGAATCTTACTATCAGAG GTGCCCACTATGGCAATAGAGAAAGTGTTCATCTATAACAACACATCTATAGTCCAGGATGAAGTTCTGGCCCACAGGCTTGGCCTCATCCCCATCAAAGCAGACCCTCGTCTGTTTGAGTTCAAGAATACAG GTGACGaatctgcagaagaagaagcttcAGAAATAGACACCATTCAACTCCAGCTGAAGATCAAATGCAGCAGAAACCCCCGAGCCAGCAAGGACTCCTCGGACCCCCGAGAGCTCTATCTCAACCACATGG TTTATTCCAAACACATAGAGTGGGTCCCCATCGGCAACCAGGCGGATGTGTTTGCGGACTCCTGCATTCGCCCCGTGCACGATGACATTCTGATAGCACAGCTGCGACCCGGACAGGAGCTGGACATCACCATGCACTGTGTCAAAGGAATTG GTAAGGACCATGCTAAGTTCTCTCCTGTGGCGACGGCCAGTTACCGCCTTCTCCCAGAGATCACCCTGCTGGAGCCGGTGGAGGGTGAGAAGGCGGAGCGCCTGAAGCGCTGCTTCTCACGGGGCGTCATAGACCTGGAAGAAGTCCGGG GAAGAAAGGTCGCCAAGGTTGTGAACAGCCGACTGGACACGTGCAGCAGGGAGGTCCTCCGACACAACGATCTGAAGAACTGCGTGAAGCTGGGAAGAGTTCGAGACCATTTCATCT TCACCGTGGAGTCGACGGGGATCATGCTTCCTGACGTTTTAGTCACAGAGGCCATCAAAGTTCTTATGGCCAAATGTCAGACGTTTCTCAACGAGATGAACTCTGTTGACATGGAGTGA